In Brassica napus cultivar Da-Ae chromosome A3, Da-Ae, whole genome shotgun sequence, the sequence cttcaaatattttgtgcttagactaaaaaaataaaataaactaaagtgtctgattccaatttacataaattaaatataacgataatattctgaagtctcatgcatatatataaattttagaaaataactaaattgtaacaattgtttaatattttatttttattttaatatgttttgagttgttctatgatttctatttataaaataaattactactctcataaaattatatattcttattgtaggtaaatctatgattttagatacaAATTAGATTAGTCGAatcactcatgttgtgagtatattgagttactgttattctttcaaattaaaatgatatatttttattttttattataatcaagacaaatcaaattaattttatttatcgtttaaacgtgcatgtattttcaaaatatttatcaaattatatattgatgtttttaaaaatatattataaaatgaagTGATGCTCAATAGGAAGTTACATACATAAGTAGGTGATACATTTTTGGaagctcatgaacacatattaatatttacaataattaaaatattttataaactctaaataactttatgcctttgatttatttaatggaaactaaaatttatttaaaataatattaaaaatgagaattcagatttgctttggtattttgattatggttatATTAAGTTCTACAAACAtaaactttaaaagaaaatttaatattaagaaaacaaataacttaaatatgataacatataatatatctattttgaaattatttggttttttttttgttttcaatatctcttaaaaataagcagtacacaaaattgtgattttatttgaaaataatattatataagtaaaatataatttatcgattttgtttttgatgtaATTGGAAGTTATTATAGtcaacaaaatatatgaaaaataaataaaacacttcaataatactaattataaagtATTTTTAGTCAATTGAACATATATCAATTTATGTTTCTCAATTATTTTGTGTAATcttctaagaaaatagatagatatataaaaaatacttctattagtttgaattttttttttgtattgtttaaaattatgttttgaaagaaatgttatttctttttctaatatcaagattatctgtgtaaattttttttaataaaatcacagtatatacaaatttatgtttttcatctaagaaaatatagatataaataaagtattttattacttcaaaaatctattttatgttatttaaaaatatttttttaaatgtaatattactattttgtgaactttccttttttttttaaatcatattatatatacatatattttcgttttcaattgttttttaactttataaaaaaatttcttttttattatatgtatatgtttttggaaaatttttaaaaggaaactaataaaaaaaacaaataacaatatttaatatttttaattcattaagtgTATTAGTGTAATCAGTCATCGTGAGAATTAATATGAGAGCGATACAAAActaacttctcaaataatattatagtctAAGTTCTAACCCTAGAATTAAGCACTCAACAATGAGTTTGttataatacatatatgattAATAAGTTGACTAATAATTACTGAGTAATAATAACATATCGTGAACAGTTGGAGGTATGAATAAATCTTTGATTAATCATGGCTTGAGTTCATGATTGGATTATGCTAGGTGTGGAGTTTTCTAATGGTATTCTTTTTAATCGTATTGGATTTTTGCttcatatataacatatttGAATAGAAACCACTAgctagaaaaaaaagaacaagttAAAAATGATGGTAGATGTGTGAAAATCTAATTACCACTATAGATAAGAACTTATATGAGAGATGTTCTTAAACTCGGTGAAACAAGAGATGATTGTGTTCACTCTTCATGCATGTTAAACAAATCAGCGGTTTTGTAAGTACTCTTAAGAGATAACCGGATCAAATTTTACTGGCCAGTCCGAATTTGAAAACCATTCGGATTCTCAAGGACAAGACCGTCTATTCAAATAACTGCCGTTCTTCTCGGTAAAGCACCCACCACGATCAGAAGCAGAAGAAGGGGAATAGTCGGAGAAggaagatggtgaactatgtgCTTAAAATCACGGCAGATCTCGAGAATCTCACTAATCTCCAGCCTTCCGGTGGCTGCGACGATCCCAACTTCCCTTACCTCTTCAAGGTTTCTCCGTCCTGATTCTGGCTTTCTTagggttttttgttttgtttcattgtCTCGTTTTGATTGGGTGTATGATGACTTAACGGCTCCTCTCCATTGCTTGTAGGAATCAGTAAAGCTTAGATCTTTACTGTCTAGGGTAAATTGAATCCATGGAACTGAGGTTAACAGAATAGTATAACAAAGTCAGTCTTGTATTTTCTGTGGGTTTTAGTTGAAATGTGAAAGATGTGGAGAGGTGACGCAGAAGGAAACGTGTGTGACTTTGAATGAGACATTCACGCCTCCTGGTGGCAGGGGTACTTGTCATCTTGTTCAGAAGGTAATCTCATTCATTCATCTTCGCTCTTTTGTCATCTCTTTATATGCGTTTGGGTTTTTAACTTGATGTTATTATAGTGTAAGTTCTGTGGAAGGGAAGGGAATGTGACAATGATCCCTGGGAAAGGTCGACCTTTAACTCTTGAAGATTCTGAGGGTGGAGAGCATGCTCCTCTTATGGTCTTTGACTGTCGAGGCTATGAGCCTATTGATTTCGGGTTTGGTGGTTTTTGGAAAGCTGAAGCTGTAAGTTCACcaccttttttttaatttaacagTGGTCTGGACAAAGAACTCCAAGCTTTGTCTCCAGTCGAGTCTTTGATGCTTAATACTACTTGAAGCTCTTATgagttgagtattttttttgggGGGCATATACAGGAATCTGGAACCAAGTTTGATGAGATTGATTTGTCGAGCGGAGAGGAGTTCACGGAGTACGATGAGAAGGGCGAGTGCCCGGTTATGATATCAAACTTCCGTGCAAGCTTCACCGTTACTAAGTAAAGATCAGGTGTCTGTTGTTCTATCTTCTGATTCTCTTCGCTCTTGGGTGTATGTAAAAACCATGAGAAGATTGTTACTCAAGTTCTAATAAAGTTTTCGCCATGTTCTTCCGTTGTTCTACTACCAAAACCATCCAGTGTTTGAGAAATGTAAGGAGAATATATACCAAACAAACATGTATACATTAGCTTTAGCTTCTACACGCATTTGAACAGCACAAATGAATAAACTGAAGAGTTAATGATCATGAGATATACAGAGCGATTAAGTGTATTGGTACTACTACGAACAAACTTGAAGAGGGCTTTAGGGGTTTAAGCACTGAATCCGCCGTAAAGAGAGCTCCACGTACCATGTGGGACTGATTCTTgtaactactttttttttacagatattTGGTGGTTTTATAAGTTAACCTTTGTTTAGATGTTATTATCAACTTGATATAGCAATTTCATAAGAGTTTggaaacagaaaaaataaagaattattcATGTTATAAGCTCCAATAATTATGCATAGATTCTCATGACGTGTGTCCAAAATGTCAAAGTTTTTGTTGCTTCTATCTAGCGACACAGACAACTCATAACATCTCTATAATTTCGTTTCTAAGTAATAGTCACACGACTTAACATacaaatagatagatatatacaCACATAGTCACACTCATAGGCAAACATACAGAAGTCTCTGTGGCATCCATCTTTCATTAGTCGTTATTTGTTTTTCGCAAGTGTGTTGTTTAATCATATACGAGGCTGTGGAACATGTCTCTTGTTGATAGAGAGACACACGACAGATATATCATCAACCTTAGCCGTTGGATATTTCTGTCTCCACGCGTTAGCCGCCGCCTCTGTCACCGCGTTGGCCGCTCCTGTCTCGTTCGCCGACTTCATCACCACCTTAGCCACTTCTTCGTTACTAAGCACGTCCCACACCTTAATAACATACAAGAattcgttaaaaaaaatatcattaatatttaaaGGTTTTTTAGTTGATCAGAccatgtttaaaattaaaatttgatttggttATTTTGTTTCGGTCCTGTTATTCCTCATGGAGATGTATATACGTACCCCATCGGAAGCAAGGAGCAGAAACTGGTCGCGAGAAGTGATTTGATGCGTAGAGACTTCAGGAGTCGCAATGACACCGTAGCTTTTAAGGACAAAGTCACCAAAAGCCCTAGACATGGCTAGGCCTGGTCGGTTTTCATGTGGAAGCCATACTCTTAGAATATGAGGCTCTGCCTCTAAAGCTAAGACTCTTCCGTTGCGTTTCCTTATCCTATCCGCTTCGCCTGCAAaatcaaataaccaaaaaaatgcTTAACCATCCATAACGAAACCATTAATGTTTATAAACATCACTTTATCTATAGTATCAAAAACTTACTTGGGACACTTGGCTTTAGGTCACTGGTCAACTGAACCACCTCCGTTTCTCCATCCTCACTTGTTCCAATCATAATAGCCCTTGAATCTCCTAGGTTTGCCACCATCACTTGGTTTCCCTGGTCAAATATGGTTGttgaatattacaaaaaaaacctTAGTATGAAATTTTTGTAAGAATATTACAATAACTTACATGTTTAACGGCGAAAACAGCAGCAGTTCCGGAAGAAGAGCAATCAATAGTGTTCTTAAGTTTGAGAATTCTTTTATCCATGGCCAAACAAGTAGTTTCGCAGATGAGTTTCCAGTCTCGAGTCACTGAATGATTATTCATATGACCTAACAATAAAGATGGCAACTGGTTTCTTATGATCTTGCTCACCAATTCACCTTTCTCTCCATGCCCATCAAACACTCCACATAACGCTCCTTCTTCAGTTCCATATCCCTATATTTTTATCATTCATGTTATTAGAAAAAAGATAGAaacatatatttacatttttgaatatatatgctTAAGAAATTGGGAATGATTATACTGAGACAATACCAGGTGGAGTATGGCAGCATCTTGATTGAAGCCCTTGCCTCCAGCTAAAGACGAGACAGAGCCAAAGTCTTGGGGAAAGTCATGTTGTTCAGAGTATAAAACTGCATTTTCTTGTCCATAATCATTTATCTCGTAAATCTGGTTTCTATCTGTTGATCCTCCTGAggataaacaaaaacaaaatcccatttttttcttttgttttttttgctcttttttttggttttctatatatttgAAATGAGAGGAGATAAAACAAATGAAGGAGTTTGATACACGACTTTGCTTATGCATATACCCATCTTTATATAGACTGTGAATCTTAATCAGGAATATATAATTGTTCtattatatgatttatatattcatCTCGATGACTTGTATCTTTGTGGCATTTAGAGAGAATGATTCAATTATTAGGCGGTCGATCTATATTCTATTATTGATAGCATTTTgggtaaattattttttttgtcaatcacatatatatcatttatatataaaatcaaaaatttaattaaggATAGTATTTGGTTATTTCATATGTAGCATTTACGCACATTTAACATGTAGATATACAATATGTTTGTTTCTTATCATATATAAACATGAAGCAGCGTAATTAGAAGatgaaattttcatttatatttgtctttttataaaaaaccaTAAAACTTCTATAATATACACAGAGTTGTTTTATGAAGatttaatataatagtttatgaGCATAACATTTTTTCATGCTTTACATAGCTAAATACATAGGACCGATAAATATATCAATATTCATACAATTAACaacattagtttagaaaataatgtataaatgCAAACATAATCTAAAATCTCAAAGCATTAGTTTCTATATAGACGATTCCTAATTGTAATAGATTGATGCCGTCAATCAAAAGAATAAGTCACATGAGTCGACCGAGATACTTATCATACTCCGAATTATCTGAAATGGCAATTtaagattttaatacagattctTTTATTATAACACAATTATGTGGCTCCTGGTGGCACTGACAACGTATTACAACTTACAAAAACGTAGTTAACTATATTTAGTTGAATATATTATCTGGACCATCCCAATATTCTATTGAAAGGGCACACGGTACGGGCGTGACGTGTGATTAGTATCTTGATTAAACTACTAATTGGTTTATTCGAGAATATTAATACGAGTTTCAagttattaacaaaaattaccAACGGGATTCATGTTCTGTTATattcgggtttattatgggcttccaactcaaaaccaattggcaattagtggattggccctaaccctttatatagtagtagattaattcttatatatcCGATGTGGGATGTTTCTCATCAATACCCTCCCTCACGCTCAGACATCTAGGTCTGAAGCGTGGACAATGTGGGAATAACATCCACAGAGAGCCCAACATCGGTATAGTAGTAGTAGTTGTAGTAAATTAGGTCAAAGGATCTTatcgctctgataccatgttatattcgggtttattatgggcttccaactcaaaaccaattggcaattagtggattggccctaaccctttatatagtagtagattaattcttatatatcCGATGTGGAATGTTTCTCATCAATATGTTCTTTGTCATTGCCAACAAGTTAGACgcataaaatattgtattcGCATTTTTGGTTGTCAAATATATATCTAGTTAAAGGAAAAGTCATGTGTCCAGATATGTGAACAAAGGAAGTTTGCtagtattaaatttaaaaataatatagaaatTGAGGATTACATAGACCACTAAAAACCTGACAAATCAATTGATTAGTATGCTAAATTACTTATCAAACATTATGATCTTCCCAAGTTTCAAGTAAAGCCTGGCAGTTGGCGGGAAAAGTGTCAATTTCAACCCAAACTAtttcagtcgtgccaaatacgacccgaacaattgatcagtgccaaatacgacctcaactcaattataattcaaaaaaactacccgaacttcttaaaacgtgcttaaatctacattgactctaacagaagttagtcaaccgttaacaagataaaacgacgtcgtttgatatacgaggaaaagtgccaatttcgaccccaacactctCAATCGTGCCAAATAAGACCCGAACAAATAGTTAGTGCCAAAaacgacctcaactcaattataatttaaaaaaaaattatccaattttttctaaaacgtGTCTAAATCTACATTAACTCTAACAGACGTTAATCAACTTTTAACAAAGATAAGACGATGTtgttttgatatatgtatttttttaaaaaatatgttcatttcgGGATTCAAATCCGTGCTGGGATATCTTTTTAAAGgggcacactaacaactagactaaaataattttttgaaatattattacaaattgaaattctccattatataaactactattcttgttcatcttatccaatttaaaattttggtgatcgctttatatattttagttattgtttaatttgtCTAATATTTTGTACAACATATCTTAGTGAAAGAAAGTTAAAAGGCCTCTTaacatttttgaacaaaatatcaaaatatataatatcaactttgaaaactaaaaaaaattcccacttaattttaaaaattaaaaataatttatataaaaaaattgtataaataaattcaaagttgTAAGC encodes:
- the LOC106423288 gene encoding CXXC motif containing zinc binding protein, giving the protein MVNYVLKITADLENLTNLQPSGGCDDPNFPYLFKLKCERCGEVTQKETCVTLNETFTPPGGRGTCHLVQKCKFCGREGNVTMIPGKGRPLTLEDSEGGEHAPLMVFDCRGYEPIDFGFGGFWKAEAESGTKFDEIDLSSGEEFTEYDEKGECPVMISNFRASFTVTK
- the LOC106423339 gene encoding probable protein phosphatase 2C 61, whose translation is MHKQSRVSNSFICFISSHFKYIENQKKEQKKQKKKMGFCFCLSSGGSTDRNQIYEINDYGQENAVLYSEQHDFPQDFGSVSSLAGGKGFNQDAAILHLGYGTEEGALCGVFDGHGEKGELVSKIIRNQLPSLLLGHMNNHSVTRDWKLICETTCLAMDKRILKLKNTIDCSSSGTAAVFAVKHGNQVMVANLGDSRAIMIGTSEDGETEVVQLTSDLKPSVPSEADRIRKRNGRVLALEAEPHILRVWLPHENRPGLAMSRAFGDFVLKSYGVIATPEVSTHQITSRDQFLLLASDGVWDVLSNEEVAKVVMKSANETGAANAVTEAAANAWRQKYPTAKVDDISVVCLSINKRHVPQPRI